A stretch of DNA from Pseudomonadota bacterium:
TGTTTCTCAATGACTTCTTTCATCTTTTTTGATACACTTTTCTTCATGGGTATAGTTCTCCTTTCTCCCGTTTAGGGGATTGTTTAATCCATTGAGAATTATACCCTTTATTGAATTTACAGAAAACATGTTACACTATCCTTTATATTCGGTTGTAACAATTCGCAAGAGTTTGTTAATAGTAAATCAGCATTTTTTTCAAAGTGTAATTGTAAAGAATATTATAAGAAGTTTGGATATAAAATACATATAAAATCGAAAAAATATATAGTATTAATATTTTCAAGTCAAAAAAATTGTTAATCTTATTGATTTTTTTTGATTGACTTTTAATATGTATGTATGGCAAAAAATAACAAAGTCTTGTGAAATTTATAACTTATCAAATGTGGAAGTTATTAAAATCTTTAAATAGTCATTTAAAAGCACAGTCTCTTATACTTTAAAAAAGACAAGGAGTCTCATTATGCAAGAGATTAAGTTCACCATCGATGGAAAAGATGTGACAGGGGGGAAGGGTCAAACCATCCTTGAGATTGCTCTGAAAAATGGTATTGATATCCCATACTTATGTTATCATCCTAAAGTCAGCAAAACCGGTGCATGTCGTATCTGCACTGTCCGTGTGAACGAAGTGATGTTAAAAACAGCATGCACTGAACCAGCAATGGACGGGATGAGGGTAATCACTGAGGATGAAGAAATAGTAAAAATAAGAAAGGGAATTTTAGAACTCCTTCTTGCCGAGGGTGACCATAATTGTCTTTATTGTGATTCCAATGGTGCGTGTGAATTGCAGGCCCTTGTACACAGGTATAATATTGAACAGGTAAATTACGAATATCCTAAACGAAGCCGCGAGATTGATTATGAATCGAGTGAGGGTTTAAAGAGAAATGAGAACAGGTGCATTCTCTGCGGGAGGTGTGTGAAGGCATGTGCTGAGATCCAGGTATCGAATGTGTGGAGTTTTACTGATAGGGGAGGTCACACCCACCTTACCTCAGATTTATATGAAAAGATCGGGGATTCAAGTTGTGTTCAATGCGGCACATGTGTTCAGCTGTGTCCTACTGGTTCCCTTTCACTCCAGACAGTCCTTGGTAGAGGTGAAAATTGGGAACTCACGAAGGAATCAAGCATCTGTATATACTGCGGTGTTGGATGTAAGATAGATTACTATAAAAATAAGGAGGGTCTACTTGTAAAGGCTGTGGGTCATGATGATGGACCCAACAGGGGCCATCTCTGCGTTAAGGGAAGATTCGGTTTTGATTTTGTTCAGAACGGAAAGAGATTGTCAAAACCCCTCATTAAGAGAAACGGTGTATTCGAGGAGGCAAGCTGGGATGAAGCCCTCAATCTTGTAGCGAGTAAGTTTACCGAGATAAAAGAAAAGTATGGTCCTGATTCAATTGGTTCCTTATCTTCGGCAAAATGTACCAACGAGGAAAATTATTTAATGCAAAAGATTATGAGGGCGGTAATAGGGACGAATAATGTTGACCATTGTGCCCGTCTCTGACACAGCTCAACCGTCGCCGGTCTGGCGGCAGTATTTGGTTCTGGGGCAATGACTAATTCAATTCGGGAGATACCCCTGAGCGAAGGCTTTCTTGTAATAGGGTCAAACACAACAGAAAATCATCCTGTCATCGGGTCGATGATTAAAAATGAAGTAATCAACAATGGTAAAAAACTGATTGTCGTAGATCCAAGAAGGATTGAACTTTCTCGATGTGCAGATTATTACTTCCAGATAAAACCTGGTACCAATATAGCAATCCTCAATGGCCTCATGCATGTTTTAATAAGAGAAGGTCTTTATAATAAAGGGTTTGTTGAGAAAAGGTGCGAGGGTTTTGAAGAGCTTGCAAAAACCCTTGAAAAATATACCCCTGAATATGTTGCAGGAATTTGCGGAATAGATAACCCGGAGGATATTGAGAAGGCTGCGAGGCTTATGGCTCAATTGAAACCGATGGCACTTTTCTATTCTATGGGTATAACCCAATTTGTGTCGGGTATGAATAATGTCAAATCAACGGCCAATTTACAAATGCTCCTTGGTAATATGGGTGCGGCAGGTGGTGGGGTGAACCCGCTGAGAGGTCAGAATAATGTTCAGGGTGCATGTGATATGGGGGCACTTAATTCGGTGTATCCTGCATATCAGCCAGTTGCAAATGAGGAGAACAAAACAAAGTTTGAAAAGGCATGGGGTGTTTCAGGATTGCCTACCAAACCTGGTCTTACCCTTGTTGAGATGTTTAATGCAGCAGTTGCCGGTAAGCTGAAAGCCATATATGAGATGGGCGAGAACCCAGTAATGTCTGATCCAAATCAACACCATGTGATTGAAGCCCTTGAATCCCTGGATTTTTTTGTCGTTCAGGATATTTTCCTTACGGAGACAGCACAGTATGCTGATGTGGTGTTGCCGGCATGTTCGTTCCTTGAAAAGGAGGGAACGGCAACTAATACAGAGAGAAGGGTTCAACCCATGCATAGGGTACTTCCTCCATGGGGCGATACGAGGGACGATTGGTGGATTACCATGCAGATAGCCAATAGAATGGGCGCAAAATGGGATTATAAAGGACCTAAAGATATCTTTGAGGAGATAAGGACAGTTACCCCATCATATGCGGGAATCACGTACGAAAGGGTTGAGAAGGAACTGATACAGTGGCCATGTCCTACGACAGATCATCCTGGGACACAGTATCTGCACAAGGATAAGTTTTCACGGGGCCTTGGTTTACTTACTGCGATAGATTATACCCCGCCAGCGGAAGAAACAGATGCTGAATACCCTATAATATTGACCACCGGGCGTATACTTGAACATTTTCATACAGGGACCATGACAAGGAACTCAAAAATTCTTGATCAGATTGTGCCGGAAGGGTTTGTGGAGATCCATCCCAACGATGCAAAAAATTATAACATCACGGATGGCGAGGTTATATCAGTATCGTCGAGGAGGGGGAGCATCAGAATAAAGGCAAAGGTGACGGACAGGTTGAAACCCAATGTGGTTTTTATTCCTTTTCATTTCTTCGAGGCTGCAGCGAACATATTGACTATAGATGCCCTTGACCCAGTGTGTAAGATCCCAGAGTACAAGGTGTGCTCTTGTAAGATTGAAAAAATTTATCTGTAAAGGCGGTGATGGGAGATGATAACAACAGAGGATATAAAAGGCGTAATCGAGAAAAGAGGAAGTGCAAAAGAGCATCTTATGTTTATATTGCGGGATCTGGAGAATCTTTCTGGTAATAATCAGCTTGACATTGATGTGTTGAAGAAAGTAGCTGAGATGACGAATATCCCAAAGAGCGCCATTGCAGGTTTTGTGGGCTTCTATACCATGTTCAAGACAAATCTTAGGGCACGGTTTATTATAAGGGTTTGCAAGTCGGGGCCGTGTCATGTTATGGGGGCAAGAACAATTTTTGATGCAATAGAGCGAAATTTAGGTATTAAGCCTGGTAAAGCAACCCCTGATGGTCTGTTCTATCTTGAAAAGTGTGAATGCCTTGGTGTTTGCTCGGTAGCCCCTGCTATGATGATAAACTATGATATCCATGGCAATCTTACTGAGAAAAAAATAAAACAGATTTTAAAGTCTTATAAATCCAGAAAGCCAATCTTTGGAGAAAAATGCGGGCCGGAGGTAGAGGGTAAGACTTGCGTTATTGATGATGATAGACAGACAAAGAGACTTTTAACCATGGTTGGCAAGGTTGACCCTCTTAGCATTGATAGTTATATAAAAAATGGAGGGTATACCGCGATAAGGAAGGCCATCAAAGAATATTCTTCAGATGATGTGATCAATATTGTGAAGGATTCAGGGCTCAGGGGTAGAGGTGGTGCAGGATTTCCTGCAGGCCTGAAATGGTCGTTTATGCCGAAAGGGGATATGCAGAAGTATGTGATATGTAATGCCGATGAGGGGGAGCCAGGTACCTTTAAAGACAGGGTCCTTATGGAGGAAAATCCCCATTTGATTATTGAGGGGATGTTACTTTGCGGGTATGCGACCGGTGCCACCGTTGGTTATATTTACGTGAGAGGGGAATTCAGGCGTGCCATTGAGAGACTTCAAAAGGCTATAGACCAGGCAAGAGAAAGAGGAATATTGGGGAAGTACATTGCAGGTCCAACATTCAGCTTTGATATTTTTATTAAAGAAGGTGGCGGTGCGTATGTATGCGGTGAGGAATCATCACTTATGAATTCAATGGAAGGCAAGCGAGGTTATCCACGGTTCAGACCTCCATTCCCCGCAGGGGCTGGTTTTATGGGGATGCCGTCAAACGTTAATAATGTTGAGACATATGTATCTGTCCCGATGATTATTGAGCATGGTGCCGGATGGTATAAGTCACTTGGCACAGAAAAATGCTCTGGAACAAAACTTTACTGCCTGTCGGGTAAACTGAATAGAACAGGGCTTGTTGAACTGCCAATGGGGGCAACCCTTCGTGATATTATTGATATATATGGAAAAGGTATTAAAGATGGAAAAACCCTTAAGTTTGCACAGGTGGGTGGTTCAGCTGGAGGTATCCTTGGTAAAGATTTACTTGACCTACCTCTTGATATAGATCAGACAATAAAAGCTGGTGTTACGCTTGGTTCCGGAGTTGTCCTTGCGTGCGATGAGGATACCTGTGCGGTCGATTTTCTCCTGAATATACTCAGTTTCTTTGCCCACGAATCCTGTGGTCAGTGTGTCCCATGCAGGGTCGGGACATCACAATTACACTATCTTGCAAAGAAGTTTGCAATGAGGACGGCAGTAGAAAAGGATATCGATACTATGGTTGAAAAAGCACAGTTGATGAAACAGGCTTCACTATGTGCCCTTGGGCAATCACCCATACTGCCGATAACAACAACGCTAAAGTATTTTAGAGAAGAATTTTTAAGGCACTGTGATTCTGGCTATAACTGTCCGGAGTGCGACAGAACAATAGCAAGATTTTACACATAACACTACTAATTGAAAAGGAGGAACAATGGCCAACAAACCTGTAGAAATTGTGCAGCTGGCAGGAGATGCTGGAAAGTACAAAGCAAATTTAACACCTGGTAACTATTTAATAAGAAGTTTTATGGCGGGTCTGCTTATTGCTGTTGGTGGAGCACTCGCTACTGTCTGTTCAACTGGATTGGAAAACACCATGGGTCCTGGTTTTAAATCTCTTATCGCCGGGGCAGTATTCCCGGTAGGGTTGATTGCAATCGTTATCACCGGTATGTCACTTTTTACCGGTGATACCATGCTTATACCAATGGCTGTTTTTCAGAAGAAAACAACATGGGGCAGGGTTTTTAATGCGTGGTTCTGGGTCTACATTGGTAACTTTATCGGTTCGCTATTCTGGGCGTATCTGATGGCAGTTGGACCATTCAGCAAGGGTGGAAGTCCCGAGATAACGGTTTTTGGACAGAACGCGATCGGTATAGCACAGGCAAAAACATTACCATATATGGCAGCTGGAGGCATTGGACTCTGGTCAGCTTTTATGAAGGGCATTGGGTGTAACCTTTTAGTGAACCTTGCCATATTACTAGCCATTTCATCCAAAAACATGATAGGAAAGTTCTTTGGAATCTGGTTCCCGATAATGGCATTTGTCTCTTCAGGATTTGAACATAGCGTTGCAAATATGTATTTTATACCGGTAGGTATAATGTTAGGTGCGAAGGTAACATGGGGACAGTTCATTCAGTGGAATTTGATACCAGTAACCCTTGGAAATATTGTGGGCGGGGGTATCTTCATCGGCGCTGTCTACTTTTATTCCTTTAAGAAGGAACTTTCTACTGTATCACCAACATAATCAAATACCCCGGTCTTAAGAAGGCCGGGGTATCCTTTTGTTATTCTATATCTCTTAAGGCTATACGTACTTACCTGCAATGTAGTCGCTTAATTGTTCGATGAGCTTTTCCTGTTCTGAGATTATGGACTTTACCACATCCCCGATAGAAATCAAACCAACGAACTTGTTTTTATCGAAAACAGGCAGGTGTCTTATACGTTTAGCTGTTATGAGCACCATGCACTCTTCAATAGTGTTTTCAGGTTTTACACTGAACATATGTGAGGTCATGATTTCTTGAACGAGGGTATCTTTTGACGATTTCCCTTTCAGAATAACCTTTCTTGCATAATCACGTTCTGAGACGATACCGACAGCCTCTCCCTTTTCCATAACTACTAAAGCCCCTATTTCCTTTTCCCCCATGAGCTTCAGTGCCTCAAACACCGTGGCAGTTGGTGAAATTGACCAGACCTCGCTTTTTTTTGCTTTCAGAATGTCCTTGACGGTCTTCATAATTTACCTCCCTCTCGAAAATTTTTGTCAAAATATTTAATAGTCATTAATAATAGTCATTAATAGTAAATCGGGCGATATGCATATTAAGTAAATAGAATACATAAAAAGATGCTCTCGACGCAAGAATTATTTTTGTTTAGGTAAGCTTCTGTAGACCTTGATCTTCTGGTTACATAAATACCTGTCAGCCAGAGCAGGCATATGTATCCGAAAATAGAGAAGAGGTAGACACCCTTCATTTACTTACTTCTTCTTAAAAAATTCTTCCAATCTCTCTTTAAATTGCTCCTTGCATGCAAGTTCTGAAACGTAGAGCCTCTCTTTGTCAAGATGTTGATCAAGACCAAGGTATGAGGAGTAATTGACAAGATTTTTGAAATACGGAATAGTCTCCATTGGTAGTGCTTTAAGGTCTTTTAGGATCTGTTTTAACTTTTCTTCTAATTCTTCCTCTTCAAATATGAAATTAACAAGGCCAAGCTCCTTTGCCTCAACCATGTTTATATTGCGGGAAAATAGATACAGTTCATTAAACCTTTTTGCCCCTATTAGTCTCGGGAGGAATATGCTTCCTCCGCCATCAGGCGTGAGACCTATCCTTCTATAACCCATGTTCATTACAGTGTTTTTAGTGGCAACCGTTATATCACATGCCAGTGCAAGCCCGATACCTGCCCCCACGGTAACACCTTCTAATACAGCAATGGTAATGGCACCTATGTTTCTTATCATCTTTATGCTTTTATGAAGCATCTCAGCCATTGAATCAATCAATGCCCCTGCATCTTTGCTATTCTTGAATTCAAGTGTATCTCCACCTGCACAAAAAGCCTTTCCAGAGCCTCTGATAATTATTATTTGAGCAGATTCCTTTTCGGCGTTCTGTAAAGCAGCATACAGACTCACAAGAAATTCTGAATTCATTGCATTCTTTTTATCAGGTCTGTTCAGAGTGATTGTGTATACCTCATCTTGATACGATTCCAGTATTACAGCCATTTTTTCCTCCTATAATTGAGCGTAGAGCGCATAGCGTAAAGCGTGGAGTTTTGATTTTACTGAACGCTGAATATTGTTAAATTTCAAAGGAACTTCCTACCGATGCATATGAAAATCTATCCCCGAATTCTTTAAACAGCCTGTATGCTACTGTTAAGCCCGTACAGTGCGAGACACCAATTATCTGTATGTCTATTTGTTTTATTATGTCAATTGTGTAATTCAGTTGTTCTTCCTCAACAAAACCAAGATGTGTTCCACCGATAACCGCATAAAATGTCTCTTTTTTCATTTTTCTAACTATATGCCACAATGTATTTATTATACCGGCATGCGCACAACCGAGCAGCACCACAATACCTTTTTTCGTTGAAAAAATAAGTGCTTGATCATCAGGGATTATGT
This window harbors:
- the fdhF gene encoding formate dehydrogenase subunit alpha, with the protein product MQEIKFTIDGKDVTGGKGQTILEIALKNGIDIPYLCYHPKVSKTGACRICTVRVNEVMLKTACTEPAMDGMRVITEDEEIVKIRKGILELLLAEGDHNCLYCDSNGACELQALVHRYNIEQVNYEYPKRSREIDYESSEGLKRNENRCILCGRCVKACAEIQVSNVWSFTDRGGHTHLTSDLYEKIGDSSCVQCGTCVQLCPTGSLSLQTVLGRGENWELTKESSICIYCGVGCKIDYYKNKEGLLVKAVGHDDGPNRGHLCVKGRFGFDFVQNGKRLSKPLIKRNGVFEEASWDEALNLVASKFTEIKEKYGPDSIGSLSSAKCTNEENYLMQKIMRAVIGTNNVDHCARLUHSSTVAGLAAVFGSGAMTNSIREIPLSEGFLVIGSNTTENHPVIGSMIKNEVINNGKKLIVVDPRRIELSRCADYYFQIKPGTNIAILNGLMHVLIREGLYNKGFVEKRCEGFEELAKTLEKYTPEYVAGICGIDNPEDIEKAARLMAQLKPMALFYSMGITQFVSGMNNVKSTANLQMLLGNMGAAGGGVNPLRGQNNVQGACDMGALNSVYPAYQPVANEENKTKFEKAWGVSGLPTKPGLTLVEMFNAAVAGKLKAIYEMGENPVMSDPNQHHVIEALESLDFFVVQDIFLTETAQYADVVLPACSFLEKEGTATNTERRVQPMHRVLPPWGDTRDDWWITMQIANRMGAKWDYKGPKDIFEEIRTVTPSYAGITYERVEKELIQWPCPTTDHPGTQYLHKDKFSRGLGLLTAIDYTPPAEETDAEYPIILTTGRILEHFHTGTMTRNSKILDQIVPEGFVEIHPNDAKNYNITDGEVISVSSRRGSIRIKAKVTDRLKPNVVFIPFHFFEAAANILTIDALDPVCKIPEYKVCSCKIEKIYL
- the nuoF gene encoding NADH-quinone oxidoreductase subunit NuoF codes for the protein MITTEDIKGVIEKRGSAKEHLMFILRDLENLSGNNQLDIDVLKKVAEMTNIPKSAIAGFVGFYTMFKTNLRARFIIRVCKSGPCHVMGARTIFDAIERNLGIKPGKATPDGLFYLEKCECLGVCSVAPAMMINYDIHGNLTEKKIKQILKSYKSRKPIFGEKCGPEVEGKTCVIDDDRQTKRLLTMVGKVDPLSIDSYIKNGGYTAIRKAIKEYSSDDVINIVKDSGLRGRGGAGFPAGLKWSFMPKGDMQKYVICNADEGEPGTFKDRVLMEENPHLIIEGMLLCGYATGATVGYIYVRGEFRRAIERLQKAIDQARERGILGKYIAGPTFSFDIFIKEGGGAYVCGEESSLMNSMEGKRGYPRFRPPFPAGAGFMGMPSNVNNVETYVSVPMIIEHGAGWYKSLGTEKCSGTKLYCLSGKLNRTGLVELPMGATLRDIIDIYGKGIKDGKTLKFAQVGGSAGGILGKDLLDLPLDIDQTIKAGVTLGSGVVLACDEDTCAVDFLLNILSFFAHESCGQCVPCRVGTSQLHYLAKKFAMRTAVEKDIDTMVEKAQLMKQASLCALGQSPILPITTTLKYFREEFLRHCDSGYNCPECDRTIARFYT
- a CDS encoding formate/nitrite transporter family protein, translating into MANKPVEIVQLAGDAGKYKANLTPGNYLIRSFMAGLLIAVGGALATVCSTGLENTMGPGFKSLIAGAVFPVGLIAIVITGMSLFTGDTMLIPMAVFQKKTTWGRVFNAWFWVYIGNFIGSLFWAYLMAVGPFSKGGSPEITVFGQNAIGIAQAKTLPYMAAGGIGLWSAFMKGIGCNLLVNLAILLAISSKNMIGKFFGIWFPIMAFVSSGFEHSVANMYFIPVGIMLGAKVTWGQFIQWNLIPVTLGNIVGGGIFIGAVYFYSFKKELSTVSPT
- a CDS encoding CBS domain-containing protein produces the protein MKTVKDILKAKKSEVWSISPTATVFEALKLMGEKEIGALVVMEKGEAVGIVSERDYARKVILKGKSSKDTLVQEIMTSHMFSVKPENTIEECMVLITAKRIRHLPVFDKNKFVGLISIGDVVKSIISEQEKLIEQLSDYIAGKYV
- a CDS encoding enoyl-CoA hydratase/isomerase family protein — protein: MAVILESYQDEVYTITLNRPDKKNAMNSEFLVSLYAALQNAEKESAQIIIIRGSGKAFCAGGDTLEFKNSKDAGALIDSMAEMLHKSIKMIRNIGAITIAVLEGVTVGAGIGLALACDITVATKNTVMNMGYRRIGLTPDGGGSIFLPRLIGAKRFNELYLFSRNINMVEAKELGLVNFIFEEEELEEKLKQILKDLKALPMETIPYFKNLVNYSSYLGLDQHLDKERLYVSELACKEQFKERLEEFFKKK